Genomic segment of Saprospira sp. CCB-QB6:
TTTTTCGGCTAGAATGTGAACATGATTCGGCTGTTGTAGGCGAGCAAATTCGCCTCAACTACAAGGTGTATACTCAAATTGACATCTCCAATATTGAGTTGGTCAAGGAGCCAGAATTTCCCTCTATGTACACCAAAGAATATCGGTTCTTTGATAAAGAAGCAAGAGTGGAGGTCATCAATGGGCAGCAATATGCCACAAAAATCATCTACTCGATGGGGGTTTTTCCCTCCAAAAATGGCGAGCTAAGCATTCCTCCTGCAGAAATTCTAATCAGTGTGGGCCGCCAAGATCCTCGCAACCCTTTTGCCAGCCGAAAGCTCAAGCAATACCCCTTACTCAGTCTGCCCAAAACGATCCCCGTTCGCTCACTTTCGGGCCAAGATAAAGATTATACGGGAGCTGTGGGCGAGTATGATTTAGAGCTTTATCTGGAAAAGGATAAAATTACGACCGATGAAGCCCTAGAGCTCGTCATGCGCATTCGGGGTTTAGGCGATATTAAACCCATCACGGCTCCGCCCGTCCATTTTGAAGATGGACAATTTAATATTTTAGAGGTCACTCAAAAAGAAGATATTCGGGAAGGTGGCCGTGGCCTTGGTGGAGAAAAAACCTTCACCTATAAAATTGATCCGCAGGAAGTGGGCAATTTGAGCTTGCGCCCCAGTTTTGTTTACTTTGATGTGCGCGACCGAAAACTGATTCACATAGATACCAACATAAATATTCAGGTGAGTCAAGGGAAACGCATTCTCAACAAGGAAGTGGCCGAAAAAGCCATAGATAGCAGTCAGGTCTTAAGTATGCAAGCCCCTTTGAAAACGGCTAGTTGGCGAGCTTATCCCCGTCCGTTTTTTGGTAGTTATAGCTTTTATTTACTCAGTTTACTGCCCCTTTTGGCCTTTGCAGGAGCCTATGTTTTCATTTTGGGCCGTCAAAAAAGTCAAGAAATTAAAGAAAAACAAGCCCTCAAACGCGCCCCTTACCAACATGCTCAAGAGCAGCTAGATTTGGCCAAAACTGCGTTGAAAACAGATACCGTAGGCGATTTCTACCGCGCCATTGAAGAAGCCCTCAAAGGCTATTTGGGGATGCAACTAGAAGTTCCCTTAGGCGAACGCAGTAAAGAACGCTTGCAATCATTATTGCCCGAAAAAGAAGCCCGTGAACTAGGCGAAATCCTTGAACATTGCGAGCAAGCTCTTTTTGCGGGACAATCCCCCCATAAAACAATGGAAGAGCAGCTCAAGCATAGCCAAAAACTCATTAAACAACTCGAAAAACGCCTTGCCTAATGCTACGCCTTTTTAGCCTCATTTTGCTCCTTGCCGTAGCCAGCCCAAGCTGGGCCCAACTGCCCGATAGCTTGGCCAAACAGTTTGCCATTGGCTATGCCCATTACGAAAAAGGAGAGTATGAAAAAGCCCTTTCAGCCTATCAAAAGGCCGTTTTACCTGGCTATTGCTCGGCCGAATTGCAAAATAACTTGGGCCTAACCTACGAGAAATTAGGCCAATATGGCCCAGCCGTGCTCGCCTTTGAACGCGCCCTTTTTTGCCAACCCCAATTTGCCGCCGCTCAAGCTAATTTGACCGCTATTTCAGGCAAATTAAGCCGCCCCAAACAAGCCGAAAAAGCAGCTTTTGTCTTTCGGACCTGGGATAATCTAGCCGCTGGACTCGGCAGTCATTTTTGGGCCTATAGCTTTCTATTTTTTCTCTTTTTGGCCGCAGGCAGCCTCGCTTATTTCCTTTTTGGTCAAAAAAAACAAGGCAAAAGCTGGTTGATCGTTCTCTTCAGCCTGCTGCTCGCCTTTTTCAGCTTTCTCCTTAGCCGCCGCGCCAATTATCTACAATTTGGCCGCCAATGGGCCGTCGTCCTAAGCGAAGAAGCCGCTATTTTAGACAGCCCTTCCATAAAAGGCCAAGAAGTAGAACTGCTCGGCAGCGGAAATAAAGCCCTCATCTTAGAAGAAAAAGAAGATTGGTATTATGTTCGCTTGCCCAATGCCGTACAAGGCTGGATTTCGGCCAAATTACTAGAAAAAGTAGCTTCCTAATTTTATTTTGGGGCCTCCGCAGCAAAGCTGCGGCGCTACGTTCCGGGGCTCGCTATTCGCTCGGCCCTTCGCAAAAAACAAGTTTTTGCTCGGTCTGGCCTACGGCCACCCCTACACATCGCTAGGCCAATTGGACCAACTGCGCTTTCACCAAAAAGAAACAAGACCTCTTAAAATACTTATCATCATGAAAAATATCTTCTCTTTGAGCCTCCTGGCTCTAGTCATGCTTTTTAGCTTTAGCAGCTGCGACAGCCTACAATCGGCCCTAGACGAGGCCTCAAAACTAAATGGCGGAACAGCGGCACTCACGCAGGCCCAAATTGGCGAAGGCCTCAAACAAGCCCTAAAACAGGGCGCTAGCAAAGGCGCTAGCCAACTGGCCGCCAAAGACGGCTTTTTCAAAAATCCTTCGGTTAAAATTCTATTTCCAGATGAGGCCAAACAAGTAGAAAGCCGCCTCCGTGCCCTAGGCGCTGGCAGCCTAGTCGATGACGCCATCGAAAAGCTCAACCGCTCAGCCGAAGATGCTTCTAAATCAGCCAAAGACATTTTTGTTAAAGCCATTACACAAATGACTATTCAAGATGCCACTAATATCTTGATGGGCGACAAAGATGCTTGTACCAGCTACCTCAAAAAAACAACCTCTACCCAATTGTATCAAAGCTTCCAACCTGTAATTAAAAACTCATTGAATAAAACAGGTGCATTGAATGCTTGGACCAATGTAATGACTCGCTACAATAAAATTCCCTTGGTCCAGAAAGTAAACCCTGATTTAGATGACCATGTGACCAATAAAGCCATGGAAGGCCTATTCAAAATGGTAGAAAAAGAAGAAGCAAACATCCGCGCCAATCCAGTAGCTCGCGCTACAGACCTTATGAAAAAGGTTTTTGCCAAACAAGATTAGTAGCCTTTTTAGCGGCTCCTTACGTTAGTAAAAAGAGAAGTCAGTTGATCCTCAGCTGACTTCTTTTTTGTTACTTTTGAGCCTGTTGGACCAAAATGGTCGACCCTAGCCTAAAAATATAATTATGTTCCATCGCACAATTTTATGCTTTTTAATTAGCTGTCTAGGCAGCCACTTCCTTATCGCCCAAGGCGTACAATTACTCCCCTTAGAACAAAATCCCGCACTACAAGAACGGGCCCAACTAAAAAATAATCAGGTTTGCCCCAACCTTCAACTTAACCTCCCTTTCTTTGAAGATTTTGCCAATAATCCCAATGGCATTTATCCCGATTGTAGCCGCTGGCAAGACAATCAAGCCTATATCAATGATCAATTTGGCTATTTGCCCCCTAGTTTGGGCGTTGCCACGCTAGACGGTTTGGACCAAAATGGCCTCCCTTATAATGCTAGCGCTAGTGTCTCTGTCCCTGAAGCAGCAGATACCCTTACGTCTCAAGCTATAGATTTAAGCAACCGCAACCTAGCCGACCAAATTGTATTTAGCTATTTCTACCAGCCCCAAGGTTGGGGCGATCGGCCCGAAGAGGGGGATTCTCTCCTTTTAGAGTTTTTGGACCAAAATGGCGACTGGCAGGCAGTACGTGCGCATGCTGGAGTTCCTAGTTCTGTTTCTACGACTTCCCTCATTGAGTTTGAAGAAGAACTTGTAGTTGTTGATACGGCCTTTTTTCACGCCAATTTTCAATTTAGATTTAGAAACTTGGCCACTATTACAGGCAGTAACGATCATTGGAATATTGACTACATTTATTTGGATGAAAACCGAGATACCAGCCAAGCTAGCAATTATGCTGACGTAAGCTTTCGCATGCGACCTAAATCTCCTTTGGCCCCTTATACCGCTGTTCCTTGGCGCCATTTTGACAATACGCTTTGGTCCGACTCTGTAGTTATGCAATGCTTTAACCATAATGCTAACTCTGGAACCTTAGACCGCCGATATCAAGTATATGATAGCGCACAAGCGAGCTTTTTCTTACTCAATAGCCAAGTGCCCGCTACTACTTATGCAGCAAGTCCCAATATTGACGATGATTATCGAGACCTAAGCATAAATGCCTTTTCTCCCTTTTTAGCTAGCCAAACAACACAACTCATCAGCCGCTATATTATTGAAAATCCCAGCGATTTTCAATCTGCCCCCCGCTATCAAGCCAATGATACGGCCTACCTAAAAACAGAGCTCTCCAATTATTTTGCTTATGATGATGCCTCTGCAGAAATGCGTATTATTGTACAGGGAATTGGAACTCAACTCGCCGTAGAATTTCAGGCCCAAATAGATGATACCCTTAGAGGTATTTATTTTCATCTGCCTTATTTTAGTAATCGCGATGCAGAACTTGACTTCATCAACGTCAAAGTTTGGGAAGATTCTGCAGGAGTGCCCGGCCAAGAGCTTTTCTCTAAAGATATTTATAAACTGCGCTATGTAGCTGGCTTTAATGGCTTTCATTATATGCCACTTAGCGATTTCACAGACAGTCTGACGCCGATTGCCCTAGCTGCGGGCAGCCGCTTTCACATTGGTTGGCAACAAGCCTCTAGCACAGCCGTTCCTGTAGGTTTTGACCGTAATAACACCGATGCAGAAGCCTTTACCCGTGTAAAAATTGGGGGAAATGCCTGGCAGGATTTAGCCTTGGGCGGTGCTGTAATGATTCGGCCAGTGCTTAGTCCATCGGCTAATCCCGTAATTGTTTCTAGTACAAAGCCCTTGGTCCAAAAAACAGGAATTGATTGGACCGTTTACCCCAACCCAATCCAAAGTACTTTAACTATTCAGGGCTTGGAGGAGCATCCCAAAGCCCAACTTCAACTCTATAACAGTTTGGGCCAATTGATGGCCCATAGCCCCGCCCAAACTACTTGGAACTTGCCCGAATTACCCAGCGGAATCTATTATCTATCGGTTTGGGAAAATGGCCAATGCCTAGGCAGCAAAAAATTGTTAAAACCCTAAGCCTGCTCTTTTGTTTTAGCAAAGAACGGCCATTTGGCCTAGCGATGTGTAGGGGTGGCCGAAGGCCAGACCAAAGCCGCCAAAGGCGGCTGCAGGGCCGAGCGAATAGCGAGCCCCGCAGCATAGCGGCGGCCGCCCGCCCTTTAAGGGGCGGCCGCGGGCCCCAAAATATCCCAAAAAGAGCTAAATAAAACATCTAAAAATGAAAGTTGATATTCTTGCCATTGGCGCACATCCCGACGATATTGAAATTTCCTGTTCTGGTACGCTGTTGCACCATATTTCATTGGGGCATAAAGTCGGCCTTTTGGACCTAACCGCTGGAGAATTGGGTAGCCGAGGTAGCGCCGAAATTCGCTTGCAAGAAGCACATGCAGCCTCTCAACTGATGGGCGCGAGTTTTAGAGCTAACCTAGGCTTGGCCGATGGCTTTTTTGAGCACAATCAAGCTAGTATCTTGGAAATTGTGCAGATGATTCGACTGGTACAACCCCGAATCGTTTTGGCCAACTCTATCAGTGATCGGCATCCCGATCATGGGCGCGCAGGTAAACTCATTGCCGATGCCTGTTTTTATGCGGGTTTGCGCCGAATTGAAACCCAATGGGAGGGCCAAGCCCAAGAAGCTTGGCGACCAGAAGTGGTCTATCACTATATTCAAGATCATAATCTGGTCCCTGATTTTGTTTTTGATATTAGCCTCTATATGGACAAAAAAATGGAGCTCATTCAAGCCTTTAAGTCGCAGTTCTACGATCCCAATTCTACCGAGCCTAAAACGCCCATTTCTTCCGCAGAGTTTTTGGAGTTCGTTCGGGCAAAAAATGCTACTTATGGCCGGCCCGCTGGCTTCCATTATGCAGAAGCCTTTAATGTGAACCGCAGCATTGGAGTAGATAATCTATTTTCGATTAAATAAATTTTAATCTAGCAAAAGCCGCCAGCCTAATCCGCTTGCGGCTTTTTTTTGCCCTTTTTTATCTGCTTTGGAACTTATCCAGAGGAGGCAGAGTTCTGCTTGCGCTCACACTTAGTTTAAAATCTAAACTAAGTCCATATTTAACCTCAAAATCATCCTATTATGGGAGACAGCCGCGAACGTGATTTAGTCCTCGCCCCCAACGAGTACGCCTTTATTTCTGACCAAACCAAGGGAAATGTCATTACTTATGTAGGGCCTTATAAAACCAGTATGGCTAATACGGACAAGCCCGTTTTTTTCAATAAAAAGACGAAAGCCTTTGACATTTGCGATTTGGATGGCTCTATTCAGACCTTTTGCACGGCCCCAGAAGGCTGGTATATTATCCTGAAAAATCCTGCGATTGATAATAAACCGCCCCAAATTGGGACCTCCAACCAGCTTTCTTCTTTGCAGATTGGGCGCAAGGTCAATTTACCTGGTCCCAACTTTTTTGCGCTTTGGCCGGGCCAGATGGCAGAAGTTTTAGAGGGCCATCATTTGCGCTCCAATGAGTATTTATTGGTCCGTGTGTATGAAGAGGAACAAGCACGAGCCAATTGGGATAATGCCGTAATTACGCCCCAACATACTCAACCCGAAGGGCTAGAAGACGAGCAGCAACCCAAAGATAGCATTGATGCCAACCGCCTAAGTATGGGCCAATTGCATGTGATAAAAGGAACCAATGTTTCCTTTTATATTCCGCCCACAGGGGTTGAAGTGGTTCGAGACAAAAAAGGGAATTATGTCCGCTCTGCAGTGACTTTAGAGCGCCTAGAGTATTGCATTTTGCTCGATGAAGATGGCAATAAACGCTATATACAAGGACCCGATGTGGTCTTTCCTCGCCCCACCGAACGCTTTATTGAGAAAAGTGGCAGCCGAAAATTTAAGGCGATTGAACTAGATGAAAATAGCGGGATTTATGTCAAAATCATTGCCCCCTATACCGAAAATGGCCAAAGCTATAAGGTAGGCGATGAGCTCTTTATTACGGGCCGAGAACAAATGATTTATTTTCCCCGCCCAGAGCAAGCCCTAATCAAATATGGCGAACAAGAGATCTATCAAGCGGTCGCTATTCCCCCCGGCGAGGGCCGCTATGTCTTGAATAGAAAGAGCGGAAAAATCAGCCTGCAAAAAGGGCCTGCCATGTTTTTGGCCGACCCCAGAGAGGAAATGATTTTGCGCCGCATCCTTAGCCCCAAACAGGTAGAGCTTTGGTTCCCAGGCAATCAAGAAGCCTTGCAATACAACCTCCAACTCCAAGAACTCTCTAAACAACAGCAGGTCCGCCTGCGAAAAGCCTCAAAGAAGCGGAATAAACTCAATTTGCCGCCTATGGCCCAACAACAACAGGCCCTTATTGATATGGATTTCTCGGAGGAGAATGAAGAAGAAGGCGAAAGCGTCTATGAAGGCATCGTCAGCAATTCCTTTTCTCGAAGCCGACAACCCCAAAACAATAATAGTCTGGTCCTCGATAGCAAATATGAAGGTGCAGTTACCATCGATGCCTGGACCGGCTATGCTGTTTTGGTCACTAGCAAATTAGGCGACCGCAAAGTGGTGGTGGGCCCAAGCACTTACCTGCTCGATTATGACGAGGTTCTACAAGGCATTGAGCTCTCTACAGGCACCCCAAAATCTGATAATCAACTGATGCGCACCGTCTATCTCCGCATCCTCAATAATAAGGTTTCTGATTTGGTGAGAGTGGAAACTGCCGACTTCTGCGAGCTGGATATCCACCTTTCTTATCGGGTCAATTTTACTGGCGATCCCGAAAAATGGTTTAATGTAGAGAATTATGTCAAGTTCCTGACCGACCACCTCCGCTCAGTCCTCCGCAATGCCATTAAGCAATATAAATTGGCCGATTTTTATGCCGAGGGAATTGCCGAATTGCGCAATATCGTCCTCGGTCCCCGAGCCGAAGGCGAGGAACATGACAGCCGCCGCCCTGGCCGACTATTTACCGAAAATGGTATGCATATCTATGAATTGGAGGTCCTTGATATAGAGATTCTAGACGAGGAAATCCAAGAGTTGCTCTTTGCCAGTAAACACCAAGATATTCGCAGCCAACTAGAGCTAGACAATAAGCGAAAAGAACTACTCTATAGCCAAGAGACGGAAGAAATGGCCCAGAAAATCGCCGCTAGCCGCTCCAAAACCAAACAGTTCGCCCTAGAACTCCAAGAAGCCGAAGAAAAACAGGCCCAAATGCTCAAACTGGCTAGCCAAGCCGCCCGCATTGACCTAGAACGCCTAGAACTCACGGCCCAAATGGAAATGCAAGAAAAAGCCCTAGCCGTTGCTCGCCTACAACGCCAAGATGAGGAAGAAGCTGGCCTACTCCAACTCGAGCTCAAAAAAGGTGCCCTCGAACAACGCCTCAAAGAATTGGAGGGAGAAGTACTGGCTGTGGTCCAAAAAGCAGAAGCTGTCAGCCCCGATCTGATTGCTGCCCTACAAGCTTTTGGCGACAAAGCCCTGGCCGAAAAAATGGCCGAAAGCATGGCTCCACTCTCTATTATCGGCGGCAAAAGTATTGTCGAGGTCTTTGGCAATCTGCTGGCCGGCAGTCCCCTCTCCTATCTACTAGATAAAAAAGGAGAAACTAAAGATCCTGGTTTAGAAGAGTAATTTTTGGGGCCTCCCGCCTTCGGGGCGCTATGCTGCGGGGCTCGCTATTCGCTCGGCCCTGCAGCCGCCTTTGGCGGCTTTGGTCTGGCCTTCGGCCACCCCTTCACATCGCTAGGCCAGTTCTGCGGCCCAAAGCCGCAGTTGGGCCGATCCCCCTAAGCAAAACCCTTTTATTGGCCCTATAATAAGCAAAGCGCCCCGCTGCCAATGGCAGCGGGGCGCTCTTTTTGGCCCAAATGAAAGGGCTTAGTCTTTGGCTTGTAGGTGCTTGGCCAAAAAGCTCTGCATTCGGCCATAAAACTCAAAGCGGTTTTCTTCATTTCTGAAGCCATGCCCCTCATTTTCTTTAAGAATGTACTCTACTTCTACCGAACGAGCCTGCAAAGCCGCTACCATCTGGTCCGATTCGGCCTGATTGACCCGTGGATCTTTGGCTCCCTGCGCAATCAATAAAGGTACCTTAATTTTATCGACATGGAAAACGGGAGAGGTCGCCCGCATCCGAATACTATCCACCTCATTGCTAGGGTCGCCCACCATTTCATGTAGCATTTTGCGGTAGGGCTCCCAATAAGGGGGAATGGTTTCCATAAAAGTAAAGAGATTGGATACCCCCACATAATCAATGGCGCAAGCATATTTGTCTGGACTAAAAGTGACTCCAGCCAAACTACAATAGCCCCCATAGCTTCCACCATAAATGGCCACTCGTTCAGGGTCAGCTATGCCTTCCCGAATCAACCAATCTACTCCATCACTTACATCGTCTTGCATTTTGAGGCCCCACTCCTTAAAGGAGGCTTCCCAAAATTTGCGGCCATAGCCCGTACTTCCTCTAAAGTTGACTTGCAAAACCGCATAACCTCTATTGGCCAAAAACTGTACTTCTGGGTTAAAGGTCCAGACATCTCTGGCCCAAGGGCCTCCATGTGGATTAACCACCACAGGTAAGTTTTTGGCCTCCTTGCCCTTAGGTAAAGTAAGATAACCATGAATTTGCCAGCCATCTCGGCTACGGTAACTGATCGGCTGCATTTCTGCCAATTGCTCGGCGGGGAGCCAGGGACTAACCTCTGCTATTTTGCGCAGCTCTTTTTGGTCCAAATCATAGAAGTAATAAGCCCCCAAAGAACGATCACTATAAGTGCGAACGATAAACTTGTTTTCTTCTTCATTGGTACTGCTCAAGACAATCTCCAAATTGGGCAAAAGACTTTCTAAATGCTTATAAATGGCTGCAACCTGAGGGTCTAGAAAATGATATTCCCTTTTCCAACTAATGTAAGAAATGGTACTAAGCGCCTTGCGCTTACGGGAGTAGGACATATAAGAGACATTGACCTCTGGATGCTCAAAAATGAGTTGAGTTTCCTTAGCCGTATTGAGGTCAAACTTAACCACAGCCATTTTGTCTCGGCCCAAATCAGAAAGGGCGTAAATCTCTTCCTTATCATCAAAGTCAAAGTAGAGCGGGTAAAGCGTCTCCTTAAAAGAAGTATTGAGGACCAAACGGAAGCTATCTTTTTCCTCTTTACGATACAAGAGGCTACTATTTACGCCATCGGTAGCAATGGCTAGGCGGAGCCGCCCTTGATGGTCCGTTTTCCAACTCGTAATATTTCCTGGGTTTTCGGCCAAGAGTTCTAGTGCAGCAGTTTGGATATTGAGGCGATAGGGATCAAATACTTGGGGGTTGCGCTTATTCATCCCAATAATGAGATGTTGTTCATCGCTGCGGAGGTCGTCAATAATTTCTACCCGAACATTTTCGTAGGGAGTGAGGTCAACTTCCTTTTGGCCCGCTCGATCTATAGAAAAGAGATGAAAGTTTTCATCTCCGCCTTGATCGCGCACATAAACCAAACGTTCATCATTGGCCCAAAAGAAACCAGAGAGATCCCGATCAGTAACATTGGTTAGGCGTCTAGGGGCTTGCTTTTGTTCAACATCTTGAACAAAGATATTTTTGCGCTTTTGGTAAGGCGCCAAATAGGCCATCCATTTTCCGTTAGGCGATAATTTATAGGCATTACTAGCCGGGTTGCGGAAAAAGTCTTCTAGGGGAATGAGGTTCTCTTTTGTTTGCATATCAACTTCCGTTTCGGGTGCTGGATTTTTAAATAGACAACTACTACTAATGAGCAACATTAGCAGGCTAAGTATTTTTAGGAAATAGCTATTCATTAATCTTCATTGAGTGAACCAGTTAGTTTTGCTAGGCTTAGCTATTCTAATGTAGACTTTAGTATTGGTATATTGCAGTTCTTTAGACTAAAAAAAGATTTCTCTAGACTTAGGCCGCTCCTTTTCTGCAGTGTACAGGCCCCGAAGGGGCCGCAGGCTGACTGGCTTGTAGGGGTGGCCCGAAGGGCCAGACCAAGGGGCGGGACGCCCCGCAGGGCCGAGCAGACTTGCGAGCCCCGAAAAGGCAGGACCCGAAGCGCAGCGGAGGGGCAGCCCCTACATATTAGAGCGGACCTTTTCATAACAACAACTATCATGATGCGCTATTTACTATTGTTGCTTTTACTTTGGAGTAGTAGGGGGCTTTGGGCCCAGGAAGAAATTGAATTGGTGGTCAGTCAAGGCCACCACAGTCTGGTCCGCTGCCTTGCCTTTTCGCCTGATGGGCGTTTTTTGGCTACAGCTGGAGATGATCGTAGTCTACGAATTTGGTCCATGCGACTACAACAAGAGTACAAGGTCCTTTGGGGGCATAAAACGGCCATTATGGATGTTGGTTTTTCTATAGATGGGCAATTTTTGGTTTCTGTGGGCAGTCGTTTCCTCTGCATTTGGTCTGTCCCTGAAGGGAAATTGTTGCATCAAATTGGTGTAGATGCAGCTGCTAAACGCTTGCAATTTTCGGCGGCCAAGACAGGATCTGTCATGGTAGAATTACCTGATGGCCCAGCCTGGATCGAACTCGAAAGCGGGCAGATTGATCTCGCTTCCCTAAAGTTTATGCACAACTGGAGCAACTGGATATTGGGACAAAAAAGCGCCCGTATTATTTTACCTGAACAGCTAGATAGCATTTGGTCCTATGATTGGACGGGCCAAAGAAAGCAGGCCTTTGTGGGAAAAGGAAGCTATTATAAGATGGTCCTCTCGCCCAATGAACACTATATTGCTGCCTATTCTGCCAGTAATTCATCGCTTGATTTATGGGACTACCCAACTGGTAAATTGCTGGGCAGTGTAAAGAATCAGCCCATGATTCAAAGCCTCTGCTTTGATGTTAATGGAAAACAACTTTGGGTCATGGATATGCATGCCGAATGCAAGGTTTATAGCTGCCCCAGCTTAGAAGAAGAAATGACGGTCAATAAAAAGAGTTGGGACCCTCAAACGATGAGCAAGGCCAACTTTATCCAAATTAACATAGGCCATCAGATTCGCCCTAGCCCTAATGGCCAATTTATGGGCCTAGCCCTTACCCGAACAGAGGTCAATCGAAAGACCAATAAGATGAATGATCTTCGTGGAGTACAGCTGATTGATGCCCAAACAGGCCAAGAACGTGGCCTGTTTAAAGGACATTTTAAGTGGATTACACAACTGGGACTTTCTCCTAAGGGCAAAAAATTGCTTTCTATCAATCTGGGCAAAACTAGAGGGCTACGCTCTTGGGCCCTCAACAAAGGAGAAATCGAGCGCTAT
This window contains:
- a CDS encoding BatD family protein, with product MKSYQLSLLLLSFWAMSSSLLAQKIAFVADCNASKVVLGNAFRVSFRLENAEIKKIRFPDFEGLGFQIVEGPVNESRYTNINGNRYTFEAYTFSLAPNAEGNYTIGPAEVTTYNGKVLKTMPVKIKCVAPSSSNVQSLNDHNLPKELAGKVLFRLECEHDSAVVGEQIRLNYKVYTQIDISNIELVKEPEFPSMYTKEYRFFDKEARVEVINGQQYATKIIYSMGVFPSKNGELSIPPAEILISVGRQDPRNPFASRKLKQYPLLSLPKTIPVRSLSGQDKDYTGAVGEYDLELYLEKDKITTDEALELVMRIRGLGDIKPITAPPVHFEDGQFNILEVTQKEDIREGGRGLGGEKTFTYKIDPQEVGNLSLRPSFVYFDVRDRKLIHIDTNINIQVSQGKRILNKEVAEKAIDSSQVLSMQAPLKTASWRAYPRPFFGSYSFYLLSLLPLLAFAGAYVFILGRQKSQEIKEKQALKRAPYQHAQEQLDLAKTALKTDTVGDFYRAIEEALKGYLGMQLEVPLGERSKERLQSLLPEKEARELGEILEHCEQALFAGQSPHKTMEEQLKHSQKLIKQLEKRLA
- a CDS encoding aerotolerance regulator BatD encodes the protein MLRLFSLILLLAVASPSWAQLPDSLAKQFAIGYAHYEKGEYEKALSAYQKAVLPGYCSAELQNNLGLTYEKLGQYGPAVLAFERALFCQPQFAAAQANLTAISGKLSRPKQAEKAAFVFRTWDNLAAGLGSHFWAYSFLFFLFLAAGSLAYFLFGQKKQGKSWLIVLFSLLLAFFSFLLSRRANYLQFGRQWAVVLSEEAAILDSPSIKGQEVELLGSGNKALILEEKEDWYYVRLPNAVQGWISAKLLEKVAS
- a CDS encoding DUF4197 domain-containing protein, with amino-acid sequence MKNIFSLSLLALVMLFSFSSCDSLQSALDEASKLNGGTAALTQAQIGEGLKQALKQGASKGASQLAAKDGFFKNPSVKILFPDEAKQVESRLRALGAGSLVDDAIEKLNRSAEDASKSAKDIFVKAITQMTIQDATNILMGDKDACTSYLKKTTSTQLYQSFQPVIKNSLNKTGALNAWTNVMTRYNKIPLVQKVNPDLDDHVTNKAMEGLFKMVEKEEANIRANPVARATDLMKKVFAKQD
- a CDS encoding T9SS type A sorting domain-containing protein, whose product is MFHRTILCFLISCLGSHFLIAQGVQLLPLEQNPALQERAQLKNNQVCPNLQLNLPFFEDFANNPNGIYPDCSRWQDNQAYINDQFGYLPPSLGVATLDGLDQNGLPYNASASVSVPEAADTLTSQAIDLSNRNLADQIVFSYFYQPQGWGDRPEEGDSLLLEFLDQNGDWQAVRAHAGVPSSVSTTSLIEFEEELVVVDTAFFHANFQFRFRNLATITGSNDHWNIDYIYLDENRDTSQASNYADVSFRMRPKSPLAPYTAVPWRHFDNTLWSDSVVMQCFNHNANSGTLDRRYQVYDSAQASFFLLNSQVPATTYAASPNIDDDYRDLSINAFSPFLASQTTQLISRYIIENPSDFQSAPRYQANDTAYLKTELSNYFAYDDASAEMRIIVQGIGTQLAVEFQAQIDDTLRGIYFHLPYFSNRDAELDFINVKVWEDSAGVPGQELFSKDIYKLRYVAGFNGFHYMPLSDFTDSLTPIALAAGSRFHIGWQQASSTAVPVGFDRNNTDAEAFTRVKIGGNAWQDLALGGAVMIRPVLSPSANPVIVSSTKPLVQKTGIDWTVYPNPIQSTLTIQGLEEHPKAQLQLYNSLGQLMAHSPAQTTWNLPELPSGIYYLSVWENGQCLGSKKLLKP
- the bshB1 gene encoding bacillithiol biosynthesis deacetylase BshB1 produces the protein MKVDILAIGAHPDDIEISCSGTLLHHISLGHKVGLLDLTAGELGSRGSAEIRLQEAHAASQLMGASFRANLGLADGFFEHNQASILEIVQMIRLVQPRIVLANSISDRHPDHGRAGKLIADACFYAGLRRIETQWEGQAQEAWRPEVVYHYIQDHNLVPDFVFDISLYMDKKMELIQAFKSQFYDPNSTEPKTPISSAEFLEFVRAKNATYGRPAGFHYAEAFNVNRSIGVDNLFSIK
- a CDS encoding S9 family peptidase, which produces MLLISSSCLFKNPAPETEVDMQTKENLIPLEDFFRNPASNAYKLSPNGKWMAYLAPYQKRKNIFVQDVEQKQAPRRLTNVTDRDLSGFFWANDERLVYVRDQGGDENFHLFSIDRAGQKEVDLTPYENVRVEIIDDLRSDEQHLIIGMNKRNPQVFDPYRLNIQTAALELLAENPGNITSWKTDHQGRLRLAIATDGVNSSLLYRKEEKDSFRLVLNTSFKETLYPLYFDFDDKEEIYALSDLGRDKMAVVKFDLNTAKETQLIFEHPEVNVSYMSYSRKRKALSTISYISWKREYHFLDPQVAAIYKHLESLLPNLEIVLSSTNEEENKFIVRTYSDRSLGAYYFYDLDQKELRKIAEVSPWLPAEQLAEMQPISYRSRDGWQIHGYLTLPKGKEAKNLPVVVNPHGGPWARDVWTFNPEVQFLANRGYAVLQVNFRGSTGYGRKFWEASFKEWGLKMQDDVSDGVDWLIREGIADPERVAIYGGSYGGYCSLAGVTFSPDKYACAIDYVGVSNLFTFMETIPPYWEPYRKMLHEMVGDPSNEVDSIRMRATSPVFHVDKIKVPLLIAQGAKDPRVNQAESDQMVAALQARSVEVEYILKENEGHGFRNEENRFEFYGRMQSFLAKHLQAKD